A window of Candidatus Pantoea floridensis contains these coding sequences:
- a CDS encoding amylovoran biosynthesis protein AmsF, giving the protein MIEVNSYAELRTTVPTKNGDLAFLRRYNADSTFHGGGDFTGFIGSTTAADDGGTLAVGNGFYWKRVINDPSDINVYHFGAKGDGYANDTDAFNRMLAWTQNYSGNIAALPVRFPGGRFLINPIDISGTERAYFGLQGDDVELGSLPRTTIISDKSPNTVFKVKARRTSIRGIAWNGQASADVTTNKSTITADMCSNVQPFFENTCIEGTTVNIYCFRAQNNGGTVIKLLDTLDSKFDQIYTLYTYGRVFDVGWSNSPKGAWDHSTAIEICNCNFQTGYADATLYMPRVTQGILRNVWIEHTRNPGDLSDGGWTIDTLNIEDCGNPFNLNNARVTIRQLNLQSGAKVSTDAAAGRWLSTFEYGYRRDESYGSFLTGSLRAGYFSGYKITNNTDTDNWYRLGQLFFPNANQQWVMELIGKADATQPTGTAGSPVNVAATGKTWINLQRLETVWADVYHMGQPAVLDIRYSRVGTTYAAVWVKLRANSGDTMMNLKCTGPTRFDSGSCSLFQQDFSVVTDTTKLGGFKPAARFGLHNGLAGIGANEKGVLTVATAAGTPTNATAPTGFVLVNINGVDRKLPYYD; this is encoded by the coding sequence ATGATCGAAGTTAACTCTTATGCAGAACTGCGCACCACTGTACCGACCAAAAACGGCGATCTGGCATTTTTACGTCGCTACAACGCCGACTCCACCTTCCACGGCGGCGGTGACTTTACCGGCTTTATCGGCAGCACCACGGCCGCCGATGATGGGGGTACGCTGGCGGTGGGGAACGGGTTTTACTGGAAACGTGTGATTAACGATCCTTCCGATATCAACGTGTATCACTTTGGTGCCAAAGGTGATGGTTACGCCAACGATACCGATGCGTTCAATCGGATGCTGGCGTGGACGCAAAATTATTCAGGAAATATTGCTGCCTTACCGGTGCGTTTCCCTGGCGGTCGGTTCTTGATTAACCCCATTGACATTAGCGGCACCGAGCGCGCCTATTTTGGTTTACAAGGCGATGACGTGGAGCTGGGCTCTTTACCGCGTACGACCATCATCTCTGACAAAAGCCCCAACACGGTATTTAAGGTGAAGGCGCGCCGCACGTCGATCCGAGGCATTGCGTGGAACGGTCAGGCATCAGCGGACGTCACCACCAACAAAAGCACCATCACCGCCGATATGTGCAGCAACGTGCAGCCGTTCTTCGAGAATACCTGTATCGAAGGCACCACCGTCAATATCTACTGTTTCCGCGCGCAGAATAACGGCGGTACGGTGATCAAGCTGCTGGATACGCTGGACAGTAAATTTGACCAGATTTACACCCTGTATACCTACGGGCGCGTGTTTGATGTTGGCTGGTCGAACTCGCCGAAGGGCGCCTGGGATCACTCCACGGCAATTGAGATCTGTAACTGTAACTTCCAGACCGGTTATGCGGATGCCACGCTCTACATGCCGCGCGTGACGCAGGGGATTTTGCGTAACGTGTGGATCGAGCACACGCGCAACCCGGGCGATCTCTCCGACGGCGGCTGGACCATTGATACGCTGAATATTGAGGACTGCGGTAATCCGTTCAACCTCAACAACGCGCGCGTCACTATCCGCCAGCTCAACCTGCAATCGGGCGCTAAAGTGAGTACCGATGCCGCCGCCGGACGCTGGTTATCCACCTTTGAATATGGCTACCGCCGTGATGAAAGCTACGGCAGCTTCCTCACCGGATCGCTGCGTGCCGGCTATTTCAGCGGCTACAAAATCACTAACAATACCGACACCGATAACTGGTATCGCCTGGGGCAGCTGTTCTTCCCCAACGCCAACCAGCAGTGGGTGATGGAGTTGATTGGTAAGGCGGATGCCACCCAGCCAACCGGTACCGCGGGGTCGCCGGTGAATGTGGCGGCGACCGGGAAAACCTGGATCAACCTGCAGCGACTGGAAACGGTCTGGGCCGATGTCTATCACATGGGACAGCCAGCGGTGCTGGATATCCGCTACAGCCGCGTGGGCACCACCTATGCGGCGGTGTGGGTAAAGCTGCGCGCCAACAGCGGTGACACCATGATGAACCTGAAATGCACCGGTCCAACGCGTTTCGATAGCGGTTCCTGCTCGCTGTTCCAGCAGGACTTCTCGGTAGTGACCGATACCACCAAGCTGGGCGGCTTTAAACCGGCGGCGCGCTTCGGTCTGCATAACGGATTGGCGGGCATTGGCGCCAATGAGAAAGGGGTGCTGACCGTGGCGACGGCGGCCGGTACACCAACCAATGCCACCGCTCCGACGGGCTTTGTGCTGGTCAATATCAACGGTGTCGATCGTAAGCTTCCCTATTACGATTGA
- a CDS encoding DUF7940 domain-containing protein: protein MNLKLLIFIIAVLLVIIVVLIMQRFTTLEFVKHARLLFKTWSVWLASLGSMLSAWVQSFPSAALDAWNNMPPDVKEILPHNYLGLIGAFMVAMGVIAQFIRQKSLNQQKTALEEKA from the coding sequence ATGAACCTGAAACTACTGATTTTTATCATTGCCGTGCTGCTGGTGATCATTGTGGTGCTGATCATGCAGCGCTTCACCACGCTGGAGTTCGTGAAGCATGCGCGCCTGCTGTTTAAAACCTGGTCGGTGTGGCTGGCGTCGCTGGGTTCAATGCTGAGCGCATGGGTGCAATCTTTCCCCTCCGCGGCGCTTGATGCGTGGAACAACATGCCACCAGACGTGAAAGAGATTCTGCCGCATAACTACCTTGGGCTGATTGGCGCCTTCATGGTGGCGATGGGCGTGATTGCTCAGTTCATTCGTCAGAAGAGCCTTAACCAACAGAAAACGGCGCTGGAGGAAAAAGCATGA
- a CDS encoding transcriptional antitermination N peptide yields the protein MAIIQYGKSVFSGNTRTRRHRRRQSISRLKRSIDSALGIEPDNITLRTAERICQRQTHSRVDCAVLAPTRVQQEQASFDNCCLPHVYLYAVR from the coding sequence ATGGCGATTATCCAGTACGGAAAATCAGTATTTTCAGGTAATACACGCACGCGCCGCCATCGGCGGCGTCAATCCATCAGCCGCCTTAAGCGCAGCATCGATAGCGCTCTCGGCATCGAACCCGATAACATCACCTTGCGTACCGCTGAACGCATCTGTCAGCGCCAGACGCACTCACGCGTAGATTGCGCCGTTCTGGCGCCGACGCGCGTTCAGCAGGAACAAGCCAGCTTTGATAACTGCTGTTTACCCCATGTGTATTTGTACGCCGTGCGCTAA